A window of Candidatus Bathyarchaeota archaeon contains these coding sequences:
- a CDS encoding DUF45 domain-containing protein: MPETPQYSFEYRDVKHPRCEFKTGSLLIVLPKKGWTPEQVLEKYGKWIKRKQATINTAVQQTNGTALIKDRTDKELRALVQKYVEAAQKDLNTKINKIYYRKMTTKWASHSQNSNLTINTQLKYLPENLISYIIYHETAHNIEKRHNENFWALVNKKQPDAQTKEASLLTYWFLIQNNLKQSVQKTVS; this comes from the coding sequence ATGCCTGAAACCCCCCAGTACAGCTTTGAATACCGAGATGTGAAGCATCCCCGGTGCGAGTTCAAGACGGGGTCGCTTTTGATTGTGCTGCCTAAGAAGGGCTGGACACCAGAGCAGGTGCTGGAGAAGTATGGGAAATGGATCAAGCGCAAACAAGCAACGATTAACACGGCGGTACAGCAGACTAACGGAACTGCCCTCATCAAAGACAGAACAGACAAAGAACTCAGGGCACTCGTGCAAAAATACGTTGAAGCTGCCCAAAAAGACCTCAACACAAAAATCAACAAAATCTACTACCGCAAAATGACCACTAAATGGGCAAGCCACAGCCAAAACAGCAACCTAACCATAAACACCCAACTCAAATACCTCCCAGAAAACCTCATCAGCTACATAATCTACCACGAAACCGCGCACAACATCGAAAAGAGGCATAACGAAAACTTTTGGGCGCTCGTAAACAAAAAGCAACCTGACGCTCAAACAAAAGAGGCAAGCTTGCTAACGTACTGGTTTCTCATTCAAAATAACCTAAAGCAATCCGTTCAAAAAACTGTTTCTTGA
- a CDS encoding helix-turn-helix domain-containing protein: protein MSKQKNQSKNKVSPKLKVKLNFKGVRANIVPILQLLAAGRYSAEIARMLKMSKPHVAYYTNILEKVGFIHRERRSSSVCYIVTDEGKNFLDRAEGVLVGSKIWRLHNAKYRYGLLQDGVWPSEWRKVELINWTALLGLEGGVNVQHTPSSVIINVDALYGENPSMLQDTAKTIADRTAKALMQKYHCLLQEGQLCRKPHFAIDDPVAEFVSRYFEISTPEAKIDRSKGLGEIDYFGTKNAVDYLRMPEQVNAIEEKVESLNLELKEMHASIEQIIELLNRRCGEKVTQETVF, encoded by the coding sequence TTGAGTAAACAAAAAAACCAAAGTAAAAACAAAGTTAGCCCTAAGTTAAAAGTTAAATTGAACTTTAAGGGTGTTAGGGCTAATATTGTTCCTATCCTTCAGCTCTTAGCTGCAGGTAGGTACAGTGCCGAGATTGCGCGTATGTTGAAAATGAGCAAGCCCCATGTTGCCTACTACACAAATATACTGGAAAAAGTCGGTTTTATCCACAGAGAAAGAAGAAGCAGTTCGGTCTGCTACATAGTTACTGATGAAGGTAAAAACTTTCTCGACAGGGCTGAGGGCGTGCTTGTCGGCAGCAAGATTTGGCGGTTGCATAACGCTAAATACCGTTATGGCTTGCTCCAAGACGGGGTTTGGCCAAGCGAGTGGCGGAAAGTCGAGTTGATTAATTGGACGGCGCTTCTTGGTTTAGAAGGCGGCGTGAATGTGCAGCACACCCCTTCAAGCGTCATCATTAACGTTGACGCCTTGTATGGCGAAAATCCTTCGATGCTTCAAGATACGGCTAAAACTATTGCTGACAGAACAGCCAAAGCGTTAATGCAGAAATACCATTGTCTACTGCAAGAAGGGCAGCTTTGCAGAAAACCTCATTTTGCGATTGATGACCCAGTTGCCGAGTTTGTCAGCCGGTACTTTGAGATTAGTACGCCAGAAGCTAAGATTGACCGCAGCAAAGGTTTAGGAGAAATCGATTATTTTGGAACTAAAAATGCAGTTGATTATTTGCGTATGCCTGAACAAGTTAATGCAATCGAGGAGAAGGTTGAGTCTTTGAATTTAGAACTAAAAGAAATGCATGCGTCTATAGAGCAAATAATTGAACTTCTAAATAGGCGCTGTGGTGAGAAAGTTACTCAAGAAACAGTTTTTTGA
- a CDS encoding PQQ-binding-like beta-propeller repeat protein — MQKNTNKTIFALFMILAISIPLLTIPTVTADTRATYAYIGATPNPVGVNQETLLHIGITQQLSLVQESWTGLTVTVTRPDGSKETLGPFKTDSTGGTGAVYVPTMEGNYTLQTHFPEQKTETGKTTPGTPLGTTMLASDSRVLTLIVQQDPIPIYPEHALPTEYWSRPIDSQLRDWSTISASWLATPSNSIANGNDYAPETAHILWNHPLVLGGLAGGDLGAAGAYTGDAYEGKFSGSLIIQGILFYVKFDSIGGTAVDNWVVAVDLHSGQILWEKPLLTPAGERLNPSFGQIYNWDSFNAHGTHAYLWCTSGTTWHAFDPLTGRWLFSMSNVPTGSNLYGPHGEIIRYQVDLTRGYMTMWNSSAVIDAYWGTDPMSFQWGSWRPQGKTLNATGTCRVTASTPLGLNGYQWNVTIPRGLPGSAYLYKIDDRVVGSNTNTTHVQTWAISLAPGSLGTLLYNKVWNAPADWVNGNQTISRAAGNIDDGLIAVWSKETQQYWGFSTQTGDYIWGPTGAQNYLDYLGLRTFVAYGKLFSQGMSGVLYCYDAQTGKLQWTYEADDPYNQVLWSNQWHIRPLFFTNGRIYMGTSEHSPVDPKTRGGPFACVDTETGEEIFRADGLFRQTDWGGRAIIGDSIIATMDSYDQQVYAIGKGPSATTVTAPDVSVDFGKSVVIKGTVTDKSPGTKQYAIEARFPNGVPAVSDNNQSAWMLYVYKNFERPTNINGVEISLDVIDSNGNYRNIGTTISDASGTFSYIWTPDIEGAYTLTATFGGSKAYYPSFAQTSFAVGAPEATPAPIPQITLPPIEMYVIAMGIAIIIAIAIVGLILLMTLKRRP, encoded by the coding sequence ATGCAAAAAAATACAAATAAGACCATTTTTGCACTCTTTATGATTCTTGCTATTTCTATACCCCTGCTCACTATACCAACCGTTACTGCAGACACAAGAGCAACCTACGCTTATATTGGTGCTACACCGAACCCGGTAGGTGTCAACCAAGAAACACTACTCCACATAGGCATAACACAGCAACTATCACTAGTGCAGGAAAGCTGGACAGGACTGACAGTAACCGTAACAAGACCAGACGGCAGCAAAGAAACGCTAGGACCATTCAAAACTGACTCAACAGGCGGAACAGGAGCCGTGTACGTCCCAACCATGGAAGGCAACTATACCCTACAAACTCACTTCCCTGAGCAAAAAACTGAGACTGGTAAAACAACACCCGGCACACCACTAGGCACAACTATGCTTGCCAGTGATAGCCGAGTACTTACACTAATAGTACAACAAGACCCCATACCCATATATCCAGAACATGCCCTTCCAACTGAATATTGGAGCAGACCTATAGACTCGCAACTTAGAGACTGGTCAACAATATCAGCAAGTTGGCTTGCAACACCCTCAAATAGTATAGCTAATGGCAACGACTATGCCCCTGAAACAGCTCACATCCTCTGGAACCACCCATTGGTGCTAGGTGGCTTAGCTGGAGGAGACCTTGGAGCTGCGGGTGCGTACACAGGTGATGCGTATGAAGGCAAATTTAGTGGCTCACTTATAATACAGGGAATACTCTTTTACGTAAAATTCGATTCGATTGGAGGCACTGCTGTCGACAACTGGGTCGTTGCCGTTGACTTACATTCTGGACAGATACTATGGGAAAAACCGCTTCTTACGCCCGCCGGAGAACGCCTCAACCCAAGCTTTGGTCAAATATATAATTGGGACTCATTCAACGCTCACGGAACCCATGCCTACTTGTGGTGTACATCTGGCACCACATGGCACGCCTTTGACCCATTAACAGGCAGATGGCTATTCTCGATGTCCAACGTCCCCACGGGCAGCAACCTCTATGGTCCCCATGGAGAAATCATAAGATACCAAGTTGACTTGACAAGAGGATACATGACCATGTGGAATTCCTCAGCAGTCATAGATGCATACTGGGGAACAGACCCAATGTCATTCCAATGGGGCTCTTGGAGACCTCAAGGAAAAACTCTCAACGCAACAGGAACCTGCCGCGTGACTGCATCGACACCCTTAGGTCTTAACGGCTATCAATGGAACGTAACAATACCAAGAGGTCTGCCTGGAAGCGCATACCTATACAAGATAGACGACCGCGTTGTAGGCTCAAACACAAACACCACACATGTTCAAACATGGGCTATTAGCCTAGCCCCTGGAAGTCTAGGAACCTTGCTCTATAACAAAGTTTGGAATGCACCAGCAGACTGGGTTAACGGTAACCAAACCATTAGTCGAGCCGCAGGAAACATCGATGACGGGTTAATTGCAGTATGGAGCAAAGAAACCCAGCAGTACTGGGGCTTTAGCACACAAACAGGCGATTACATTTGGGGTCCAACCGGAGCGCAGAACTATCTAGACTACTTAGGATTGCGTACTTTCGTTGCTTACGGTAAACTCTTCTCTCAAGGCATGAGTGGCGTACTATACTGCTATGACGCTCAAACAGGGAAGCTACAATGGACCTACGAGGCAGACGACCCCTATAACCAAGTCTTGTGGTCAAATCAATGGCACATCAGACCGCTATTCTTTACTAACGGAAGAATTTACATGGGCACATCAGAACATTCGCCAGTTGACCCTAAAACACGCGGTGGACCATTCGCTTGCGTTGATACCGAAACAGGAGAGGAAATATTTAGGGCAGATGGCTTGTTCCGTCAAACCGATTGGGGTGGACGAGCAATTATAGGCGACAGCATCATCGCCACTATGGATTCCTATGACCAGCAAGTATACGCAATTGGTAAAGGACCAAGTGCTACAACCGTGACAGCGCCTGACGTTTCGGTTGACTTTGGAAAATCGGTCGTCATAAAAGGTACAGTAACGGACAAATCACCAGGCACAAAACAATACGCCATTGAAGCAAGATTCCCAAACGGAGTCCCAGCAGTTTCTGACAATAACCAAAGCGCTTGGATGCTTTATGTCTACAAGAACTTTGAGCGCCCCACAAACATAAATGGTGTTGAAATTAGCCTTGATGTTATCGACTCTAATGGCAACTACCGCAATATAGGCACCACCATCAGCGATGCAAGCGGCACATTCTCTTACATCTGGACACCGGATATTGAAGGCGCATATACCCTTACTGCAACATTCGGCGGCTCGAAAGCCTACTATCCATCGTTCGCACAAACAAGCTTTGCAGTTGGCGCTCCAGAAGCAACCCCTGCCCCAATCCCACAAATTACTCTGCCTCCAATCGAAATGTACGTTATCGCCATGGGAATAGCAATCATAATTGCAATAGCAATAGTCGGCCTAATACTGCTAATGACACTAAAAAGAAGACCATAA
- a CDS encoding GNAT family N-acetyltransferase, translating to MFRSYHYLNGSLGAGVRCYCAIYQNKPIAFIAVAAVRMMAKYFRVSRLVVLPDYQGIGVGKRLLNFIAELYTSQTKLPFYILTSNPQIIRGDMKRWKVARFGHASKGKENNRINNEISRSLSRKRITVSFQYTQTICRKRTIKTNQN from the coding sequence ATGTTTCGGAGCTATCATTATCTAAACGGTTCTCTTGGAGCAGGTGTTAGGTGCTACTGTGCTATCTACCAAAACAAGCCTATAGCGTTTATCGCCGTCGCTGCTGTTAGGATGATGGCTAAATATTTTCGAGTTAGCCGCTTAGTTGTGCTGCCTGACTATCAGGGTATAGGTGTTGGTAAACGTCTTCTTAACTTTATAGCTGAACTCTACACTTCTCAGACAAAACTGCCCTTCTACATACTAACCAGCAATCCCCAGATAATAAGAGGAGACATGAAACGTTGGAAAGTGGCACGTTTTGGGCATGCAAGCAAAGGAAAAGAAAACAACCGGATTAATAATGAAATTAGCAGGAGCCTAAGTAGAAAGCGAATTACCGTATCCTTCCAGTATACACAAACGATATGCCGAAAAAGAACAATAAAAACAAACCAAAATTAA
- a CDS encoding ABC transporter ATP-binding protein, translating into MVGSYTLNDVKLEKRFKGSLQLEDFDWQVGVIVGRSGSGKTSIAKQLFPDAYIRGFEYKSSCVLDDFPEELETSEITRILCSVGFASPRDWLKSYDCLSQGEKMRVDIARALCLDKPLIVFDEFTSVVDREIAKVSAFAISRTVKRSGKKFIAVTCHYDVVDWLDPDWVFCTDTMEFIRKKELGRPLNSKFIGAAHQLGRCFGAIII; encoded by the coding sequence GTGGTCGGAAGCTATACGCTCAATGATGTAAAGTTGGAGAAGCGCTTCAAAGGCTCCTTGCAGCTGGAAGATTTCGATTGGCAAGTTGGTGTTATTGTGGGGCGCAGTGGCTCAGGCAAGACAAGCATAGCCAAGCAACTGTTCCCCGATGCTTATATTCGAGGCTTTGAATACAAGAGCAGTTGCGTTTTAGATGATTTTCCAGAGGAGCTTGAGACTTCAGAGATAACAAGGATACTTTGCAGCGTAGGGTTTGCCTCTCCACGGGATTGGCTAAAAAGCTATGATTGCCTTAGCCAAGGTGAGAAGATGAGGGTTGACATTGCCAGAGCCTTATGCTTGGATAAGCCGCTAATAGTTTTTGACGAGTTCACAAGTGTGGTTGACAGAGAAATAGCTAAAGTTAGCGCCTTCGCGATTAGCAGAACAGTTAAACGCTCAGGCAAGAAGTTTATCGCCGTCACATGCCACTATGATGTAGTGGATTGGCTTGACCCAGACTGGGTTTTCTGCACTGACACTATGGAGTTTATCCGAAAAAAAGAATTAGGCCGCCCATTGAACTCCAAGTTTATCGGTGCGGCACATCAGCTTGGCAGATGTTTCGGAGCTATCATTATCTAA
- a CDS encoding ParB N-terminal domain-containing protein yields MSEFEREIPIPMSERVKISDLKLDTENNPNRMTLAQLDRLKASIKRWGDIVPVVTNCELLVADGQQRITAMKELGMTECSVICLPVKEVDRRLLRQVLNKLRGKHNRELDTADYLRIVEQGEKEDLKALLESVGEKLPMEVDDREISFSVPGTYEIIVECKDEADQKTKFEKLKLEGYKLRILTL; encoded by the coding sequence TTGAGTGAGTTTGAAAGGGAAATTCCAATTCCTATGTCAGAACGTGTGAAAATCAGCGACTTAAAACTTGACACAGAAAATAATCCCAACAGGATGACTTTGGCGCAGCTTGACCGCTTGAAAGCTTCAATTAAGCGGTGGGGTGACATCGTTCCAGTCGTAACCAACTGTGAGCTTTTGGTGGCTGATGGGCAACAGCGTATTACGGCTATGAAGGAGCTTGGCATGACCGAGTGCAGCGTCATCTGCTTGCCAGTCAAAGAGGTTGACCGTCGATTGCTGCGGCAGGTGCTAAACAAGCTAAGAGGCAAACACAACAGGGAGTTGGACACTGCTGACTATTTGCGCATTGTTGAACAGGGAGAGAAGGAAGATTTGAAGGCGCTTCTTGAATCCGTAGGCGAGAAGCTTCCAATGGAGGTGGATGACCGTGAAATCTCTTTTTCGGTTCCCGGAACCTACGAGATAATTGTCGAGTGCAAAGACGAGGCTGACCAGAAAACTAAGTTTGAAAAACTAAAGTTGGAGGGGTATAAGCTACGGATTTTGACATTGTAA